TATCGCCCAAATGTGCTTCCAACTTTTCTGAATTAATCATTTAAGCTTTTGATTGGAAGTTATAATCTGGTAAGGTACCAGACATCCTAACCAAAATCACCCACATGCCAAGTTCCgagttctttgtttttttttccccttagcAAGTCTACTTGGCATCTTCCTTTTTGGATGGAGATGATGAGAATGATCATACTTAATAAGCAAGGTAGTTTTCGCTTGTACCCACATCGCTggatataaaaaacaaaatatgaaaacctTTTCATTTCCATCTTTTCAACGTACTAAtttacaaaaacattttatatgtttataaaCGTTTCTTTATAAGGAGGACTTCAGCTTCTCCACTTCAGTCAACAAAGAGGAATTCCCTTCACAAGCTTCTGTTAATACCTCGATCCTCTTCTCTACACTGCCTCTCTCCAGCGGTGAACTGCCATTTCCGTCAAGCGTCTTAGCTGTGGATGGCTTGTTATATCGAATAAGATTCAACACCATTCCCTGTAACATGCCATAATAAACaattagaatatttttcctTGTGTTGCTTTATTGAAAACAAGGggacaacaaaagaaaagtagTGCAAAGCTAACTTCAAATGTGGTATATGTTTATGTATTTTATTCTACGAAAAAAGAACTGCAAGACACTGCAATTTCCCTTTCCATGTCTAATGACATAGTTTTTCCACTTCTGTCAATTTCAAATATACACAGGCAACACATTTCAAAAGTGTGAATTTGTAAACATTCAATCTGTTCGTCCCACTCATTTTACCAGATCCACTCTGGAGTTATacagtttttgaaaatttgtgtaCCTCATGGTGCTGCTTCCGGGAATAGTCTCGTAAAAGAGATTTCACAAGCTTGTTGCGCAACGGAAACTTATCAACCACGTGAGAGTGAAATATGAAAGAAGAAAGGTGGTGGATAACCAGTGTATATGCAACCGATCCTCGAGTTGCAGCCCTGTCAAGGGCACCAGAATTCCATGACTTCACATAAGCCTCCAAAATACCATCATTGTCCTGCAGAAGAACCAATTTTCATGACATTTATATCAAGTTCTCAGGTATTTTCGAAGCTTTTCGGCtaataatagaaaatatatgCAAGTGTAAGGGAAGCAGGTCTCCATATAAACAAGATGATATTTAGGTAGCCGTACCTCGACAGGTTCTAGGTATCCCTCAGCCTCGGCAATGCATTTCTCTAGaggtggaagaagatcaagAACACAAGCATTAGTTAGGGTATTCCATGCAGCAAGTCGTGCAGGAGTTTCAACTTGACGGTGTAGATAGACTGCAACTTGCCGGCCAAAAATCAAATCACCATAAGATATGGCAGAAAACTGCTCCACAAGTGTTTCAATAAATGTTGAGTAACTCTCATGAATCTCTGTTTGAAACATTAGAAACTCtgcattatttttgtttctagatTCTGGCAATACATCTGCTTTATTCTTCAAAATGAGGTCAGAACTAATACTGGTCCTTGCTTGGTCAAGAAGCTGCCCATAGATATCTTGCAAAGCTTCATAAACATCCCtactcttctcctcttcaagaACGCCCATTCCAACAAGTAAGATCACAGATAAAGAATGCAATTTCCAAACTAATGGTACACACTGAACAGGGGAGGGGACATCAGCGGATTTGAAAGTGGACATTGCTTCAACACCTAAATTAAACAAAAGTCCAGCTTTGGCAACTTCAAATAAATCATTGGGATCTTGGAcaagattttttgttttatctctTCGCAGGCCAGCATGCTTGCTATCACAGATGGTAGAGATTGGACTGAGAAACCAATGAGTCGGAAGTGGCAGTCTCTGTTGAGCCCACTCTACGACTAAAGAAGTAGGCTCTTGATTGGTCTTCTTTGATGTGTCCAAGTCCTCAAATATAGTATCCAGAGCGGCACTACcctttttaaatgttttatttcCAGAGCAACTATTATTGACCGTGTCTTTGACCTTCTTCTTCATAGACAACCATCTGTTCCTGAAGTGAGAAGCTAATGTTTCACTGAAAACCAGGTAGTCCTCTTCTTTAAATTCCCACGCAAATGGTTTAAATCTCTTATTAAGGTGGAAAAACTGCTGAATACAGAGACCAAGGAACTTCAGAACATGAACATGGAGTAAAATATTTAGCGCTTCTTCCACAATAACGCTATCCCTAGGCCCAGCAGTTAAACATGCACCTAAGGCAGAATTGATCCTTTGCATAGTGAAGGTCATTGCTTCAACTGTGGGTGTATCTGTAGAAGACAGCAATTGAAAAATTTTGAGCAAGTAAATGAGAAATCCTGCATCTATCTGTGCCAACAAAACAGCAGCAGACCAAAATCCTCCACCAGATGCACCCCAGCCAACACCCAACCCTGGAGCAGGGCCTCCCCTGCCAAATATCTCAATGGACTGAACAAAGTGCCACCCTGAAGCAACTAActtcataaaaatatttaagagactTCTCAATTCAACCATAGACCCCTTAAGTATCCCATCCTCAAGTATTTTCCCTTCTTTTGAGATACAATATTCTTGGGAAGGACTATGGACAGCATTCTTGGCCAGCTGGACCAACTTATCCATGTTTACAATAACCTGCAAAAATCCATGAAGGCAACATACAGAAGCTAATGATGTTTCAGAATTACTTTGCTGTCTCAAATGACATAGTTCCTCGATGAAAGAGCCACTTCCAGCGGGATATTCTGAACTATTGGCACCTGAAATGCTCAAAAATCCATTTTTAACAATTTCGAGTCCAACCTTAGGAACAAACTCTGGCAGCCACGGCACGAGTTCACCACTTCCATGCAGGTTGACACTATCCTCTGGGATCACCCTTTCAAGCACTCTGCAAAGCATATGCATGACAGCCGAATACACCCACAACAAGGGAGTTACAGAATTATCTTGGAAAACAAAGTCACTCCTTATTCCTTTTTGCCATTCAAAGAGTTTAGACATATGCGGATCATTCTTCAATGCTATCCACTTCATagctaaatcaaccattggactGACACAACTCCAAGACCAGACCTCTGTATCATCACCAGCATGCTCCTGTGAAAAGAGATTTGGAAGTCTTCTAGCCAAAGCTTCCAAAACAAGGTATGCCTCCGTAGAGATAGAAGTGAATTCACTAAGAAGACTATTCTGTATAAGTTTTTCAACTATAGGTGGATTCAGCCACAAGCACAATGCAGGGAAAATATCTGGAAAAAATGATACACAATATCCATACTGAACGCAGATCTTCCAAAAACGTAATTGTTCAACCATCAAAGCTGATGAAAGTTTACAGTTCTCTCTTCCTGATTTTACCCAGTGGTCAAAGGAGGGAACATATTGATACAAATGCCATGTCATAGTTCGGAACGTCTCATTCCTTATAAACTTAATACAGTTCTTCTGGTCTGATTGAGCCAAAACCTTGTGTATTATATCAAAAACAAGACAATATCAGCAGTTTGTCTAACCCAAATGCAGGGATTATTCACAATCTAGAATCTctcccaaaaataagaaaataaattacttACCTTTAAAAGTCTAAcagattttattttagaagGATGAATTTCTATGTTGTCTTTCATAGTAAATCTCTGGACAACTGTTTCAACAAGCCTTTGGCATTTCATGATTGCATTTGCGCATGTTGGGGAATGCCTAGCTAGTCCAACAAGTATAGAAATTATGCATTCTTCTAAAGCTGCTGTAGGGTCTGTCTGAAACCATACAAATGAATACATATTAGAAAAGTACAACATGAAGTACAGTAAGCACTGGAGGGAAAAACATGACTGCAGTCATATGAAGTAGGATAGAGCAGTTCAAAAGAAATATGCCAAACAAAACAAGCACAATAGTAAATAATTTCATGAAAATCTTGAAATCATCAATTTTTCAAGAGAACTTCTTTCTCATGATTATACTGTGTGCATCTATTTGACGATAGGGTGTTTGACACATAGCAACACAAAATAATCCACATTCACATCAGATTACTCTTATCAAAAATTTCACCCTTATCTTTAAATCAGAAAATGAATTAAGAGGAAGACTAGTTCAGAAACTAAATTTGTATTTGATTCACCCTAGGAGacaatcaaacaataaaaaaaggaCAATACATATTTATCTATTTGTATACACACAAATGAGATATATGAATTGGTACAATTGTGAGTATCTGTGGGGTGAACATGTTGCAGAACATATACATGCATGCACACCCACACACGTGGCATGCATTCATATACCCCAGAATACATGTTCAAATACAACTTTATAAGCAACAAGATATTTATTCATTAAATCCTCTCAATTTTGATTTGTGCTACTTAGCAATGTCAACTATCTCACAGTCCCACTTAAGTAGTTTAACAATGGACAATAGAGGAAAGACAAGCAAAACAAACATCAAGCCAATGGAGGAGGAAGGAGGAGAGCATGTTGATTCAGAGAAAGAATATTGTTCTCTTTCATAAATCTCTCACAATTATCAGAAACCTTGGTAAGTTATAGTGGAGACAAGcatgaaagaaaataacaaatcatCTTACACTGTCATCATGCTTACCTCCAAAAGATAGCAAAGCCTTGGAAGGATTCCCATCCGAACCAAACCTGCAGCTATATCCTGTCCACCAACCACAATATCGTCCTGAATTGTATGTTTCCCTTCAGACTCATCATCCAACACATCCTCGTCAACAGGAAGAATATTAGAAGGTTTAGCACTGTACTTCCAGAATCCACCATGTAGGAAACCAACATCAATCTCTGGTTTACTTCGGAACACAGGGGCAGTAAAGATTTCCTTCTCGTAGGTTGCAATTTTCTGAAAgcataatatattaaattgaactCGGAATAATAttgatagaataaaaaataataataaaaataaaataaaataaaaaacagaaaaagaaaatcctcTACCTCTGAAATCTCAAAGAAGTTCTCATTCACATCACAACTTAATATACATTGAATAACTTTGGCACAAGCTAGAACTACAGAGTTGTGGTTATCATCAAGAGTCatcctataaataaacaaaacactAATTAAAATTGCACTATTTTGGTGCCGCAAAATATCCAAAGCTCAAAagatgttaaaatataaaaagataaataaatttcaaacaATTTAGAAAACcagaaatcaataaaaacaattaaatactAACAAAGAAACATGAAAAGGTACAAAATTTAATCTCAATCATCAAATATAGCTCTTAACTCTAACTTGAACGTATGTACAAAACAACACAATAGAGAGCACATGCATTTATTACTTGTTTCTATAAATTCCTGAACTAATGACAGCATATAAGATTCATTCACTTCAAACTTTTTTCCTTTGGTGATCCAAAAAGGTGACAAAAAGATTCAGGATATGTTCTGTTGCATGTATTTGATGAActataaggaaaagaaaaacagaaatctAGGAATAATACCATGCCTCCTTGCCATATTTGACTTcaggaataaaaaaaagtttcgaATGAAAGGCAGCAAGAAAGGCCTCAAACAGTCATTGTACACAATGTTGGACTACTTACCAGTTTCAATTACAACCACATGTTACTatctttactgttttttttttagggaaatgCTCTGCAGGCTTATCTGATTTTGAAGAGCTCTAAAATGACAGAAAGTCCAGGATGATTatataattaacaattttttctaaaaaaggaGTAAtcgaatttcattaaaaagcgcaaggGAACAATTCAATTACTTATCAAGaaaattattgttaattaataagaaatttTAAAAGCAGAAGAACGGGTACTGATAGGTATGGACTACAAAACATCAGAAATCACTATCCAAACATCTGCCCAATAAAGCTGGTGTTTTACCCACACAGAAACGAAATTGTAATGGCTGACCATAAATAGAAATCAGCAATATAATCATTCAGATGGTATTCACCTCAGCGATAAAACAAGCTCAGGTTCTGGGCCCAGGGTGAAAGCCCAGACAGCTTCCCAATCAATATATCTGTCAAATTTGTTGGCATTGTCCAGAGTAGATACAACTCGATTCTTACAAATACCGTGTAATGCCTTATCAAGCACTGAAGAGATGAGATGCAAAGCAAGGGCTCGTTGTCCTGGAATCTGAAAAGGACGAACATAGAGAATAATAAAAGAGGAGAGAACAGAAAACTACAGCTAAAAGAATAAGATACCAGTGATAATAATTAATATCGTATTAGAGAGACATATTCGTGAGTATAATTTTTACATATCGAAAAACCAAAAAGAGTTTCCTTGACTCAGACTTCACCAAACTTTATCATGTAGCCAGATCAAATAACATATAGTACATTCAAAAAGCATACAATTAGAAGAATTAAGCACCAAGACACAAGTGTAAACTGACCACACTTCGAGTGAGTGCCACAGCTTCTTTTATTGTGTAACCTGCAGCACCAGGATCACCCTCAGTCCGCAGGAAGTCACGCTCTGTAACATTGTCAGCACTATGCCTATTCTGAGCACTGATATCACCTAgagcaagagaaaaataaaggaGAATTTAGTCAATGTCATATTGAGGCATACGTTATTTTCTTGATCTTGAGTAACAAGAACGCCATTTACTTACCTGCATTATCTAGACAAAAATATTACTACTTCGCTAAGCATTTCATGGTCAAAATTCATTAAGACTTTTCGACTAAGGAATCAAGCCAGCTAAAATAAACTTCaagaacataataataaaaagagaacaAGGGGGATCCAACCCTGAAAGCTGGCTTATGTccaaaaatctgaaaattttgaattaattataaataaaattagttcTAGAACACCTGTTAATAATGGTTATTCAGCACAGGCTTCTATTGTCAAGCTGCAATGCTTCTCAATGTCAAACCTTTTACCAGAATCATCTAGCTCATCAGCTTATCGCATTCTAAACATTACAAAGGCAGTCACTTTGGCCTTGAAATGCTGAAataaagatttttctttttaaaattaaaaataaaaataaaaaggttgtCACTACTAGCAACTAGGTAAATTGACATGATGATGTGGAAATTCCATTTACATGAGCATTAGTGTCCAACCATCAAGAAAAACGCGTATAACTAGGTAATGATGCCCATGAGCAAACTAAACAAGCTCGTCCTATTTAATTAACAAAcattatggaaaaaaaaaaaaaagtgattactCTTTTGAGCCATCAATCTTAGAACTTGAGATACATAACATCATTGGGAAAACAATGAAACATCAGATTATACtatttaaaataaatcaaaattaaccAAAGTATTTTGTCCTTACAAGTCTTAGGCACCTGGACAAAATCGTTCTCAATAACAgtcccttccaaggaaaatctTAATTCCCGTACCGCCTCAACTCTTTCACTCCAAGCATTCCACAAACTACGATTGGCTGCACCATTGTCTTGCCTACTCTGTGCATTATCAGAGGTTGTCGCTACCGTATGAGATATATCACGTTCTGAGTGTACAAAACCTTTAGCATCTTGGGTATTCTCATTCTGGAGAACACTCTGTTCAACAGTGGTGCCGACTTCTGAGCTTGAGCTTCTCTGCTTCTTCAGTTTGGCCTGAGCCCTATTTTTTAGTGCTTTCAAAATTGCAGGATCTATCTTCTCCATTATCTCTGCCTGTGCTTCTGCAATCTCATCAGGTGACATTCCCTGTAGTCGGGCACGGTTCTCAGCATCAATCTGACTCTCAAGAGACATGGTCTCTTGTTCATTCTTGAAGTTGTTGGACCTCTTTTTTAGCGCTTTTAAAATTGCAGGGTCTATCTTCTCCATTATCTCTGCCTGTGCTTCTGCAATCTCATCAGGTGACATTCCCTGTAGTCGGGCACGGTTCTCAGCATCAATCTGACTCTCAAGAGACATGGACTCTTGTTCATTCTTGAAGTTGTTGGACCTGGAACTAGAAACCATGGTGGATTGCTCCTGCCTTCTACGAACCTCTGAAAATCCAACACCATCATGTTTCCTTCTCTCCACACTGAAGTTAACTGGGTTGGCATCTTTCACGTTCTTCTTCACATGTAGTTGGTTCAAGTTATCTA
The sequence above is drawn from the Alnus glutinosa chromosome 11, dhAlnGlut1.1, whole genome shotgun sequence genome and encodes:
- the LOC133881618 gene encoding transcriptional elongation regulator MINIYO, whose product is MEEKKKQSGKGGDSKSSSSRPKIFGAGALQLSDDDASRLIGGIVEKGISDNEPQSKPIAPPKPSVLPFPAARHRSHGPHWGPIGSIIDDNDSDEEDKGFMEFDPIAPFANPVERKKKKGMDLSRWREFVSGDNSSVADKVAQKPEKEGKSGAALKRNVSRGPPLADADVFSPMKMDVKPNLDTGVPLNESGEAMRSMSDAGCFSSVTDMELDNLNQLHVKKNVKDANPVNFSVERRKHDGVGFSEVRRRQEQSTMVSSSRSNNFKNEQESMSLESQIDAENRARLQGMSPDEIAEAQAEIMEKIDPAILKALKKRSNNFKNEQETMSLESQIDAENRARLQGMSPDEIAEAQAEIMEKIDPAILKALKNRAQAKLKKQRSSSSEVGTTVEQSVLQNENTQDAKGFVHSERDISHTVATTSDNAQSRQDNGAANRSLWNAWSERVEAVRELRFSLEGTVIENDFVQVPKTCDISAQNRHSADNVTERDFLRTEGDPGAAGYTIKEAVALTRSVIPGQRALALHLISSVLDKALHGICKNRVVSTLDNANKFDRYIDWEAVWAFTLGPEPELVLSLRMTLDDNHNSVVLACAKVIQCILSCDVNENFFEISEKIATYEKEIFTAPVFRSKPEIDVGFLHGGFWKYSAKPSNILPVDEDVLDDESEGKHTIQDDIVVGGQDIAAGLVRMGILPRLCYLLETDPTAALEECIISILVGLARHSPTCANAIMKCQRLVETVVQRFTMKDNIEIHPSKIKSVRLLKVLAQSDQKNCIKFIRNETFRTMTWHLYQYVPSFDHWVKSGRENCKLSSALMVEQLRFWKICVQYGYCVSFFPDIFPALCLWLNPPIVEKLIQNSLLSEFTSISTEAYLVLEALARRLPNLFSQEHAGDDTEVWSWSCVSPMVDLAMKWIALKNDPHMSKLFEWQKGIRSDFVFQDNSVTPLLWVYSAVMHMLCRVLERVIPEDSVNLHGSGELVPWLPEFVPKVGLEIVKNGFLSISGANSSEYPAGSGSFIEELCHLRQQSNSETSLASVCCLHGFLQVIVNMDKLVQLAKNAVHSPSQEYCISKEGKILEDGILKGSMVELRSLLNIFMKLVASGWHFVQSIEIFGRGGPAPGLGVGWGASGGGFWSAAVLLAQIDAGFLIYLLKIFQLLSSTDTPTVEAMTFTMQRINSALGACLTAGPRDSVIVEEALNILLHVHVLKFLGLCIQQFFHLNKRFKPFAWEFKEEDYLVFSETLASHFRNRWLSMKKKVKDTVNNSCSGNKTFKKGSAALDTIFEDLDTSKKTNQEPTSLVVEWAQQRLPLPTHWFLSPISTICDSKHAGLRRDKTKNLVQDPNDLFEVAKAGLLFNLGVEAMSTFKSADVPSPVQCVPLVWKLHSLSVILLVGMGVLEEEKSRDVYEALQDIYGQLLDQARTSISSDLILKNKADVLPESRNKNNAEFLMFQTEIHESYSTFIETLVEQFSAISYGDLIFGRQVAVYLHRQVETPARLAAWNTLTNACVLDLLPPLEKCIAEAEGYLEPVEDNDGILEAYVKSWNSGALDRAATRGSVAYTLVIHHLSSFIFHSHVVDKFPLRNKLVKSLLRDYSRKQHHEGMVLNLIRYNKPSTAKTLDGNGSSPLERGSVEKRIEVLTEACEGNSSLLTEVEKLKSSL